Proteins found in one Sporosarcina sp. FSL K6-3457 genomic segment:
- the fliH gene encoding flagellar assembly protein FliH, producing MSNVFRSFNTISTEGQAREITIRSLAVPLEVDSEVVELTQADIHAERDRLLKAAHHEIEQGKAEIEQLRQTAVEDISSMQVAWQDEKAVLQQQAYEEGFQVGFEEGHSKVLGDMASALQMANEATEQSRKNAQQYLDSQERVILELGMLTAERIMGQTLQDDEESYLSVVKRALKEAREMKEIKLYVSLDHFELVSDNRTELAAIFPPDVPFLIFANDEFESTECYIETNHGRIVVSIDEQLNELRERLVEIMEGGD from the coding sequence TTGTCTAACGTATTTCGGTCATTCAATACGATATCTACCGAAGGGCAAGCGAGAGAAATTACCATTCGTAGCTTGGCCGTTCCGCTGGAGGTAGATTCCGAAGTAGTAGAACTAACACAAGCTGATATACACGCCGAACGAGATCGATTGTTGAAAGCAGCACATCATGAAATTGAGCAGGGGAAAGCTGAAATCGAGCAGCTTCGACAAACCGCTGTAGAAGATATTTCATCTATGCAGGTAGCATGGCAGGACGAAAAAGCAGTACTGCAACAACAAGCTTATGAGGAAGGCTTTCAAGTTGGGTTTGAAGAAGGGCATAGCAAAGTGCTAGGAGATATGGCAAGTGCCCTTCAAATGGCCAATGAAGCAACAGAGCAGTCCCGTAAAAACGCGCAACAATATCTGGATAGTCAAGAACGGGTCATACTTGAACTAGGTATGCTTACAGCTGAACGGATTATGGGCCAAACATTGCAAGATGACGAAGAAAGTTATTTATCTGTAGTGAAAAGGGCTTTGAAAGAAGCACGTGAAATGAAAGAGATTAAATTATACGTTTCACTCGATCATTTTGAACTGGTGTCTGATAACCGTACGGAACTTGCAGCTATATTCCCACCAGATGTTCCTTTTCTTATATTTGCCAATGATGAGTTCGAATCGACCGAGTGCTATATTGAAACAAACCATGGTCGGATAGTTGTCAGTATCGACGAACAGCTGAACGAATTAAGGGAAAGGCTCGTTGAAATCATGGAAGGCGGGGATTGA
- the fliF gene encoding flagellar basal-body MS-ring/collar protein FliF translates to MNERMAKIRTDVKEFWSGRTKKQKITYVGSAAAVILFAAFLTFYLSKTNYVALYTDVSRAEIGRIKEQLDSQGVSSKIAPGGTSILVPQERVDDLLVTLAAEGFPATGTPGYAFFFENAGFGTTDNEFDMIKLGATQTEIANLLRTIDGVQDANVAITLPKQGVFISDTTQKATAAVTLKTNPGHQFNESQINALYNLVSNGVSNLSPEDITIINQYAESFDYGAKNNSYGTSITDQMTVKKTIERDLQRQIQMMLGTMMGQDKVIVSVTTDIDFKLENREENLVLPVDEESMEGIALSVQRITETFTGNNPLAGGTPMAEDGTDNATFQEGTLSNGDYERLEETINNEVNRIRKEIVESPYKIRDIGIQVMVDGNEETIPVELKGEIENILKTIARTSVDKEAAGVNFEDTLDNKIIVTVQPFSGNADQFATTTPVIPIWGYILVAVLLLIIGVLIFMFFRSRRKAREMEEETIIEEQLATFDVDDINSDVETEGTVRRKQLEKMAKEKPEEFAKLLRTWIADE, encoded by the coding sequence ATGAATGAACGAATGGCGAAAATCAGAACGGATGTAAAAGAGTTCTGGTCGGGTCGAACAAAAAAACAAAAAATTACATATGTGGGTTCTGCTGCAGCTGTCATTTTATTCGCTGCCTTCCTGACGTTCTATTTGTCTAAGACAAATTATGTGGCACTCTATACGGATGTATCTCGGGCGGAAATCGGTCGCATTAAAGAGCAGCTAGATAGCCAAGGCGTATCGAGTAAAATTGCACCTGGCGGGACGTCGATACTAGTGCCGCAAGAACGGGTGGACGACTTGCTTGTAACCCTTGCTGCGGAGGGGTTCCCAGCAACGGGGACACCTGGCTATGCATTTTTCTTTGAAAATGCAGGTTTTGGAACAACGGATAACGAGTTTGACATGATTAAGTTAGGCGCAACCCAAACGGAGATTGCTAACCTGCTCAGAACAATTGATGGCGTCCAAGATGCTAACGTAGCCATTACATTGCCAAAACAAGGTGTTTTCATAAGTGATACTACGCAAAAAGCAACTGCGGCTGTCACGCTTAAAACAAATCCAGGGCATCAATTTAATGAGTCACAGATTAATGCACTTTATAATCTAGTATCGAATGGTGTATCGAATCTATCGCCAGAGGATATTACAATTATTAATCAGTATGCGGAGTCATTTGACTATGGAGCTAAAAATAATTCATATGGCACAAGTATTACCGACCAAATGACTGTTAAAAAGACGATTGAACGTGATTTACAACGCCAAATCCAAATGATGCTTGGCACGATGATGGGACAAGACAAAGTGATTGTATCTGTGACAACAGATATAGACTTTAAGCTTGAAAATCGGGAAGAGAATCTTGTATTGCCTGTAGATGAGGAAAGTATGGAAGGAATCGCACTTAGCGTTCAACGAATTACAGAGACGTTTACCGGTAATAATCCGCTTGCAGGTGGTACGCCAATGGCAGAGGATGGAACTGATAATGCCACGTTCCAGGAAGGCACACTGTCTAATGGTGACTATGAACGACTTGAAGAAACGATAAATAACGAAGTCAACCGTATTCGAAAGGAAATCGTAGAAAGTCCCTATAAGATTCGTGACATTGGAATTCAGGTGATGGTAGACGGTAATGAAGAAACGATACCAGTAGAGTTAAAGGGTGAGATAGAAAATATTCTTAAAACAATCGCCCGCACATCAGTAGATAAAGAAGCGGCTGGCGTGAATTTCGAAGATACCTTAGATAACAAAATCATTGTTACAGTTCAACCGTTCAGTGGGAATGCAGACCAATTCGCAACAACAACACCTGTTATTCCGATATGGGGTTATATCTTAGTAGCTGTATTACTTCTTATTATCGGGGTTCTTATCTTTATGTTCTTCCGTAGTAGACGGAAAGCACGAGAAATGGAAGAAGAAACGATTATTGAAGAGCAGCTTGCCACATTTGATGTGGATGACATCAACTCGGATGTTGAAACGGAAGGAACTGTCCGTAGGAAGCAACTTGAAAAAATGGCGAAAGAAAAACCAGAAGAGTTTGCGAAGCTGCTACGTACATGGATTGCCGACGAATGA
- the fliE gene encoding flagellar hook-basal body complex protein FliE yields MAIQSIFNVAPTAGLLEMDTQVKPTPYEAQQNFGSYLKTAIDNVNTKQFESDVMTQKLVMGENVELHDVMITAQKASIALNATMEVRNKVIEAYQEIIRMPV; encoded by the coding sequence GTGGCTATACAATCTATTTTTAATGTGGCACCAACAGCTGGATTGTTGGAGATGGACACGCAAGTGAAACCGACCCCGTATGAAGCGCAACAAAATTTTGGCAGCTATTTAAAAACAGCAATCGACAACGTTAACACGAAGCAATTTGAGTCGGACGTGATGACACAAAAACTGGTCATGGGCGAAAACGTTGAACTGCATGACGTCATGATTACAGCGCAGAAGGCATCAATTGCTCTAAATGCTACGATGGAAGTTCGAAACAAAGTGATAGAAGCCTATCAAGAGATTATTAGGATGCCTGTCTAA
- the fliG gene encoding flagellar motor switch protein FliG: protein MVKKEKEMTGKQKAALLLISLGPEVSAAIYKHLSEDEIERLTLEISSVKKVEASVKEEIIEEFHNIALAQDYISQGGIGYAKTVLEKALGKEHAQAIINRLTSSLQVRPFDFARRADPSQILNFIQNEHPQTIALILSYLEAEQAGMILSSLPQEMQADIAKRIATMDSTSPEVISEVEAVLERKLSSTVTQDFTETGGVDAVVEVLNGVDRATEKTILDALEIQDPELAEEIRKRMFVFEDIVTLDNRSIQRIVRDCENEDLILSLKVSSEEVKEVLFRNMSQRMAESFREEMDVMGPVRLRDVEEAQTRIVGIIRRLEDSGEIIIARGGGDDIIV, encoded by the coding sequence TTGGTTAAGAAAGAAAAAGAAATGACTGGTAAACAAAAAGCAGCGCTCCTGCTCATTTCCCTCGGCCCAGAAGTGTCGGCGGCGATATATAAACATTTGAGTGAAGATGAGATTGAACGCCTGACTCTTGAGATTTCAAGCGTCAAAAAGGTCGAGGCATCTGTAAAAGAAGAAATTATTGAAGAGTTTCATAATATTGCACTTGCGCAAGATTATATTTCTCAAGGTGGAATTGGTTATGCGAAAACAGTTCTTGAAAAAGCACTTGGTAAAGAACATGCACAAGCGATTATCAATCGTTTGACTTCTTCTTTACAAGTGAGGCCTTTTGACTTTGCTAGAAGAGCTGATCCATCACAAATTTTGAATTTTATCCAAAATGAACATCCACAAACAATTGCGTTGATCTTGTCTTATTTGGAAGCAGAACAAGCAGGAATGATTTTATCTTCATTACCGCAGGAGATGCAGGCAGATATTGCTAAGAGGATTGCGACAATGGATTCAACTTCACCGGAAGTTATTAGTGAGGTTGAAGCGGTTCTTGAACGTAAGCTATCTTCAACTGTCACGCAAGATTTCACGGAAACTGGAGGCGTCGATGCTGTCGTCGAAGTATTGAACGGTGTCGACAGGGCGACAGAGAAAACCATTCTCGATGCGCTTGAAATTCAAGATCCTGAACTGGCAGAAGAAATCCGCAAGCGTATGTTTGTCTTCGAAGATATTGTTACATTGGACAACCGTTCAATTCAACGTATTGTTCGTGATTGTGAGAATGAAGACTTGATTCTATCATTGAAAGTTTCTAGTGAGGAAGTAAAAGAAGTCCTGTTTCGCAACATGTCTCAACGAATGGCAGAGTCCTTCCGGGAAGAGATGGATGTTATGGGACCTGTTCGTTTACGCGACGTAGAAGAAGCACAAACTCGTATCGTAGGTATTATTAGAAGACTTGAAGATTCAGGTGAAATCATCATCGCACGTGGCGGAGGAGATGATATCATTGTCTAA